Proteins encoded together in one Penicillium digitatum chromosome 1, complete sequence window:
- a CDS encoding Actin filament organization protein App1-like, putative, with translation MPHRKADELSVAEARKEVHEVSTSKSPTPAQEKRGSTLINFFSSFLGPKNPLVRPADPREHTVWLLDNTAYQPVNEETDENPLCWHAEVVACIFETGGRKDAGNLVAAIADHIGLDGEMGIDDEARRRITERVQPFLNQVSPACTVTLQVPLSRPAQSHGLGPSDRYGIVSQTVDMGQVKIYDGAVVRPRLQNFGDEAVSMHTTFAAPEGWLVVSDVDDTIKHTMTLEPTGMIRTTFADIPEPIAGMPELYRYVHAELLPAWFYLSASPYNLYPFLHDFLDEYYSPGTLVLRDYSWMDITGLIKSFTEKTQEYKVDRMEKIRGWFPRRRVLCIGDSTQQDPEAYAEMYSRYPEWIHAIIIRKVRDVAHIEEKNAPERFEKAFESVPSHIWTVFEDPKELYNFIDGLGMEDQVL, from the coding sequence ATGCCGCACCGCAAAGCAGACGAGTTGTCGGTCGCAGAGGCCCGAAAGGAGGTCCATGAGGTTTCAACTTCCAAATCTCCAACACCAGCACAAGAAAAACGCGGTTCAACCTTGATTAATTTCTTCTCGTCCTTCCTTGGTCCTAAAAACCCCCTCGTACGCCCAGCAGACCCACGCGAGCACACCGTATGGCTGCTAGACAACACTGCGTACCAACCGGTGAATGAGGAGACAGACGAGAACCCGCTGTGCTGGCACGCCGAGGTAGTCGCTTGTATCTTTGAAACAGGAGGCCGAAAGGACGCGGGAAACCTCGTCGCTGCGATCGCCGACCACATCGGGCTTGACGGCGAGATGGGCATCGACGACGAAGCACGCCGACGCATCACAGAGCGCGTTCAACCTTTTCTCAACCAGGTCTCACCGGCGTGCACGGTCACGCTACAGGTACCCCTATCCCGGCCGGCGCAGTCGCACGGACTCGGCCCGTCCGATCGCTATGGCATTGTCAGCCAGACAGTCGACATGGGCCAAGTTAAGATTTACGACGGGGCTGTTGTGCGACCGCGGCTGCAGAATTTCGGTGACGAGGCTGTGTCGATGCACACGACTTTTGCTGCGCCTGAGGGCTGGCTGGTTGTCTCGGACGTTGACGATACCATCAAGCACACTATGACGCTTGAGCCGACGGGGATGATTCGCACTACGTTTGCGGATATCCCTGAGCCCATCGCTGGCATGCCGGAGCTCTATAGATATGTTCATGCCGAGCTACTTCCTGCATGGTTTTATCTCTCCGCGTCGCCGTACAATCTTTATCCTTTCCTGCATGACTTCCTGGATGAATACTACAGTCCGGGGACATTGGTGCTTCGTGATTATTCGTGGATGGATATCACGGGGCTTATCAAGTCGTTCACGGAGAAGACGCAGGAATACAAGGTTGATCGGATGGAGAAAATTAGAGGGTGGTTCCCGCGTCGGAGGGTGCTCTGCATAGGGGACTCGACACAGCAGGATCCAGAGGCCTATGCGGAGATGTATAGTCGGTATCCCGAGTGGATTCATGCTATAATCATTCGCAAGGTTAGGGATGTGGCGCAtatagaagagaagaatgcACCGGAGAGGTTTGAAAAGGCGTTTGAGTCTGTGCCATCGCATATTTGGACGGTCTTTGAGGATCCGAAGGAGTTGTATAATTTTATTGATGGGCTCGGTATGGAGGACCAGGTGTTGTAG
- a CDS encoding Phosphoglycerate mutase, putative produces the protein MPDKDSGTPRVFLYRHGQTEWSKNGRYTGITELELTQDGVNQVTASGKMIVGSGRLIDPAKLAHVYISPRRRAMQTFEIAFSDADKQVLKDTQRVSETDRLAEWDYGLYEGLLTKQIRALRKEHGLDTESEWDIWRDGCENGESAQEVTDRLDNLIHEIRTIHKDNMHGENPSDILLVAHGHLLRAFTKRWLGYPMEFPLSLMLDPGAVGVLSYQHHSIDEPAMLVGYGYPLQD, from the exons ATGCCCGATAAAGACTCCGGCACACCCCGTGTCTTCCTCTACCGACACG GACAGACGGAATGGTCCAAGAACGGACGGTACACCGGAATCACCGAGCTTGAGCTCACCCAAGATGGTGTTAACCAGGTCACTGCATCTGGCAAGATGATTGTCGGATCTGGTCGATTGATTGACCCGGCCAAACTTGCCCATGTCTACATCAGTCCTCGCAGGCGAGCGATGCAGACCTTTGAGATTGCTTTCTCTGATGCCGATAAACAGGTGCTCAAAGATACACAGAGGGTCTCTGAGACAGACAGATTAGCCGAATGGGACTACGGATTGTATGAAGGTTTATTGACTAAACAAATCCGGGCCTTGAGAAAGGAGCACGGTCTGGATACCGAGAGCGAGTGGGATATCTGGAGAGACggctgcgagaatggaga GTCTGCGCAAGAAGTGACGGATCGTCTCGACAATCTCATTCATGAGATTCGCACAATCCACAAAGACAACATGCACGGAGAGAACCCTTCTGATATCCTGCTGGTTGCACACGGACATTTACTTCGTGCCTTTACCAAGCGCTGGTTGGGATATCCTATGGAGTTCCCTCTTTCTCTGATGCTCGACCCTGGCGCCGTTGGCGTCCTGAG TTATCAGCATCATAGCATTGATGAGCCTGCTATGTTGGTTGGATACGGATACCCGTTGCAGGATTGA